From a region of the Armatimonas rosea genome:
- a CDS encoding FAD-binding oxidoreductase, which produces MDPRFINRLKDIVGEDGIRLADAQREAYASDAYTLAKARPGVIVLPRLTDQVAAIARLCKDFGVPMVPRGAGTGLAGGAMAREDAVLLCLSRMNAILSVDLPNRRIRAQAGAVNAYLSKAVAADGYQYAPDPSSQGASTIGGNIANNAGGPHTLKYGVTVNHILAVQVVLPDGQVMEIDSDEHGYDLLGVLVGSEGTLGIITEATVKLVPNPEAVRTLLVVCDSVLTATNLISAIIAEGIVPAALEMIDQTILRVVEETYKLGLPIDAGAVLLVEVDGPEIGIEAQATRVEALCKAGGALRVETAKDPAERAKLWTARKKAVGCLGRLAPSHATQDGVVPRTKLPEILKAIEEIATKHHLRIANVFHAGDGNLHPVVLFDERDPEEVKHVLAAGGDILRACINVGGALTGEHGIGLEKQEFLGMMFSDDDIDTMLRLRSVFNPDELLNPGKLFPVGGNCCPHLPRADEAHLKGIAAKAAGI; this is translated from the coding sequence ATGGACCCGCGATTTATCAACCGCCTCAAGGACATTGTCGGGGAGGACGGTATCCGGCTCGCCGATGCGCAGCGCGAGGCCTATGCCTCCGATGCCTACACGCTTGCCAAAGCCCGGCCCGGCGTGATTGTACTCCCGCGCCTCACCGACCAAGTGGCCGCGATTGCCCGACTCTGCAAGGACTTCGGTGTCCCCATGGTGCCGCGTGGTGCTGGCACCGGGCTGGCGGGCGGCGCGATGGCGCGGGAAGATGCCGTCTTGCTGTGCCTCTCGCGGATGAATGCGATCCTCTCCGTCGACCTGCCCAACCGCCGCATCCGGGCGCAGGCGGGCGCGGTCAATGCCTACCTGAGCAAGGCGGTCGCCGCCGACGGCTACCAGTACGCCCCAGATCCGTCGTCGCAGGGGGCGAGCACGATCGGGGGAAATATCGCCAACAACGCAGGCGGGCCGCACACGCTCAAGTACGGCGTGACGGTCAACCATATCCTCGCTGTGCAAGTGGTTCTCCCCGATGGTCAGGTAATGGAGATCGACAGCGACGAGCACGGCTACGACCTCCTGGGAGTTCTGGTAGGCTCGGAGGGGACCTTGGGAATCATCACCGAGGCCACCGTGAAGCTCGTCCCCAACCCCGAGGCCGTGCGGACGCTTCTGGTGGTCTGTGACTCCGTGCTGACCGCCACCAACCTGATCTCCGCCATTATCGCCGAGGGGATTGTCCCAGCGGCGCTGGAGATGATCGACCAGACCATCTTGCGTGTCGTGGAGGAGACCTACAAGCTCGGCCTGCCGATTGATGCGGGCGCGGTCTTGCTAGTTGAGGTCGATGGCCCGGAGATCGGGATCGAGGCGCAGGCGACGCGGGTCGAGGCGCTCTGCAAGGCGGGGGGCGCGCTCCGTGTGGAGACCGCCAAAGACCCGGCCGAGCGGGCGAAGCTCTGGACCGCGCGCAAGAAGGCCGTGGGCTGCCTGGGGCGCCTGGCACCATCGCACGCCACACAAGACGGAGTCGTGCCGCGCACCAAGCTCCCCGAGATCCTCAAGGCAATCGAGGAGATCGCCACCAAGCACCACCTACGGATCGCCAATGTCTTCCACGCCGGTGATGGCAACCTCCACCCCGTGGTGCTCTTCGATGAGCGCGACCCGGAGGAGGTCAAGCATGTCCTCGCAGCGGGCGGCGATATCCTGCGTGCCTGTATCAATGTCGGAGGCGCACTGACCGGCGAGCATGGGATCGGCCTGGAGAAGCAAGAGTTCCTCGGAATGATGTTCAGCGACGACGACATCGACACGATGCTGCGCCTGCGCTCGGTCTTCAACCCCGATGAGCTACTCAACCCTGGTAAGCTCTTTCCGGTGGGAGGCAACTGCTGCCCGCACCTACCCCGCGCCGATGAGGCGCACCTCAAGGGAATCGCCGCCAAGGCGGCGGGGATTTAG
- a CDS encoding acetoin utilization protein AcuC, whose translation MSRHTAFLYTDDFLAYDLGGKHPLQQRRLQLVDQKLASLGAFSSPLQGGGRGITRLAPTSVEEALLGRVHTAEYLSHVQRASVPHHGLDLRRFGLGPGDTPAFPGMWEASKLYAGGSVDAAKLVLSGEVEVAFNVAGGLHHAHPWKAYGFCVFNDLALAITTFLDAGLERVLYVDIDVHHGDGVQVCHWDDPRVWTLSLHEAGRWLFPGTGWPEETGGEVAHGSAINVPYAPYTGDEVWWHGFEQVVPEVFARFQPQALVLQLGADAHFADPLAHLQVTSRTWMKAVERLLELGKEIPVVVTGGGGYNIATVERLWSLVALACAGLPQPDTLHDTETPVLNAEQQRTARAYVDGQLDALRGALGW comes from the coding sequence ATGAGCCGCCACACTGCCTTTCTCTACACCGACGACTTCCTGGCCTACGATCTGGGGGGGAAGCACCCGCTTCAGCAGCGCCGCCTGCAGCTCGTGGATCAAAAACTGGCGAGCCTGGGTGCTTTTAGCTCCCCCCTGCAGGGGGGCGGGAGGGGCATCACCCGCCTCGCGCCGACATCGGTTGAGGAAGCGCTCCTGGGACGGGTGCATACTGCGGAGTACCTGAGCCATGTCCAGCGCGCGAGTGTCCCTCACCACGGCCTGGACCTGCGGCGCTTTGGGCTGGGGCCGGGGGACACGCCCGCCTTCCCCGGGATGTGGGAGGCGTCGAAGCTCTACGCGGGAGGCAGCGTCGATGCCGCAAAGCTCGTGCTCTCAGGCGAGGTGGAGGTTGCCTTCAATGTCGCCGGCGGCCTGCACCACGCCCATCCGTGGAAGGCCTATGGCTTCTGTGTCTTCAACGACCTGGCGCTGGCGATCACGACTTTCTTAGATGCGGGGCTGGAGCGGGTGCTCTATGTGGATATCGATGTGCACCATGGCGACGGCGTTCAGGTGTGCCACTGGGACGATCCCCGGGTCTGGACGCTCTCGCTCCACGAGGCGGGACGCTGGCTCTTTCCGGGAACGGGCTGGCCGGAGGAGACCGGCGGGGAGGTGGCACACGGCTCGGCGATCAATGTCCCCTACGCGCCCTACACCGGAGACGAGGTCTGGTGGCATGGCTTTGAGCAGGTGGTCCCCGAGGTCTTTGCCCGCTTCCAGCCACAGGCACTTGTCCTCCAGCTTGGGGCCGATGCCCACTTCGCCGACCCGCTGGCGCACCTGCAAGTGACCTCCCGCACCTGGATGAAAGCAGTGGAGCGGCTCCTGGAGCTCGGCAAGGAAATCCCGGTTGTGGTCACAGGAGGCGGGGGCTACAATATCGCGACCGTCGAGCGGCTCTGGAGCCTGGTGGCGCTGGCCTGCGCGGGTCTACCCCAGCCCGACACCCTCCACGATACCGAAACGCCCGTACTCAATGCCGAGCAGCAGCGCACCGCGCGTGCCTACGTAGACGGCCAGCTCGATGCCCTCCGAGGAGCTCTGGGATGGTAG
- a CDS encoding metal ABC transporter ATP-binding protein codes for MENTPLITFDDATLGYGRRVVLPSLTFGLSEGGYLGIVGPNGAGKTTLLKGILGILPPTAGKVTHHRPLTFGYVPQAQTTDDLFPITVLEIVLMGRYRRAGLLKTPGSDDRARAERALEQVGLPHLSTRLFRELSGGQKQRVLMARALVSEPDVLVLDEPTSAMDIAAESATMELIERIHHESRLLVVLVSHSLNIVANHAQTVAILGGAHFQIGPVEEIVQPDTLRGLFHYDFKILEVEGRRLVL; via the coding sequence ATGGAGAACACGCCGCTGATTACGTTTGACGATGCCACGCTCGGCTACGGGCGGCGTGTCGTGCTGCCCTCGCTTACCTTTGGGCTGAGTGAGGGCGGCTACCTGGGGATTGTCGGGCCCAATGGCGCGGGCAAGACCACGCTCCTCAAGGGCATTCTGGGGATTCTCCCCCCGACCGCGGGCAAGGTGACCCACCACCGTCCGCTGACCTTTGGCTATGTCCCGCAGGCACAGACCACCGACGATCTCTTCCCGATCACGGTTCTGGAGATTGTCCTGATGGGCCGCTACCGCCGCGCGGGGCTGCTCAAGACACCCGGCAGCGACGACCGTGCGCGCGCTGAGAGGGCCCTGGAGCAGGTAGGGCTGCCGCACCTGAGCACGCGCCTGTTTCGGGAGCTCTCCGGTGGGCAAAAGCAGCGTGTCTTGATGGCCCGTGCGCTGGTCTCCGAGCCCGATGTGCTGGTCCTGGATGAGCCCACGAGCGCGATGGATATCGCCGCTGAGTCCGCGACCATGGAGCTGATCGAGCGGATTCACCACGAGAGCCGCTTGCTGGTCGTGCTGGTCTCGCACAGCCTCAATATTGTCGCCAACCACGCCCAGACTGTTGCGATCTTGGGAGGAGCCCACTTCCAGATCGGCCCCGTCGAGGAGATTGTCCAGCCCGACACCCTGCGTGGGCTCTTTCACTACGACTTCAAGATCCTTGAGGTGGAAGGTCGGAGGCTGGTACTGTGA
- a CDS encoding glycoside hydrolase family 18 protein, with translation MSILLGYYPDWVEALPPAKVPYERYTHLTHAFALFGKNGTLKTPEAAAELCRRARAAKVVPLLAVGGAESGPAYLKAPTDTLVAQIVAIVQKNGYAGVDIDWEFPDAPGAPQKLVALAQSLRKHLPQALLTAAVPGSAWNGKHYDAAALLPVLDFVTIMAYDFAGPWSAESGHNAPYSFCESAIAYWRGRGWPAEKLLLGLPSYGRGFKTRTFGQKPTGKSPHEYTGYTEIAKLTAKGWKKLRDPKEQVPYLVSPQGDELISYDDPESIGRKAALAKRSGLAGCFFWEITQDDGTLAAAARANA, from the coding sequence ATGAGCATACTCCTAGGCTACTACCCAGACTGGGTCGAGGCGCTGCCGCCGGCGAAAGTGCCGTACGAGCGCTACACCCACCTCACCCATGCCTTTGCGCTCTTTGGCAAGAACGGCACGCTCAAGACGCCCGAAGCCGCCGCGGAGCTCTGCCGCCGGGCACGGGCGGCGAAGGTAGTCCCCCTCCTGGCGGTCGGCGGCGCGGAGAGCGGGCCGGCGTACCTGAAGGCTCCGACAGACACGCTCGTGGCGCAGATTGTCGCGATCGTGCAGAAAAACGGCTACGCCGGCGTGGATATCGACTGGGAGTTCCCCGATGCGCCCGGTGCGCCACAGAAGCTGGTCGCACTGGCCCAGAGCCTACGCAAGCACCTCCCCCAGGCCCTGCTTACCGCCGCGGTGCCCGGCTCCGCGTGGAATGGGAAGCACTACGATGCCGCCGCGCTCCTGCCCGTGCTGGACTTTGTTACTATCATGGCCTACGACTTCGCCGGCCCCTGGAGCGCCGAGTCCGGGCACAACGCCCCTTACAGCTTCTGCGAATCCGCCATTGCCTACTGGCGCGGGCGCGGCTGGCCCGCCGAGAAGCTCCTTCTGGGGCTACCCAGCTACGGGCGCGGCTTCAAGACCCGCACGTTTGGCCAGAAGCCGACCGGAAAGTCGCCGCATGAGTACACGGGCTACACCGAGATTGCAAAACTGACCGCCAAGGGCTGGAAGAAGCTCCGCGACCCCAAAGAGCAGGTTCCCTATCTGGTCTCCCCCCAAGGCGATGAGCTGATCTCCTACGACGACCCCGAGTCGATTGGGCGCAAGGCGGCACTGGCGAAGAGATCCGGCCTCGCGGGGTGCTTCTTCTGGGAGATCACCCAGGACGATGGCACGCTGGCGGCGGCGGCGCGGGCGAACGCCTAG
- a CDS encoding RNA polymerase sigma factor, with the protein MLSQPVEQSESQARCERAFARLWEVERPRLWRLAVRVAGSVDAADDLVQEVGLRAAQAFPSLRRLESGPAWLTKLTVHTALRWRQRRRELELLDSTLLSPERGPEEQTLQRDSAARTRAAIDTLPETLRTPLILQYWEGLSCREIAETLELPLGTLLSRLFAARKRLRKELHDELL; encoded by the coding sequence ATGCTGAGTCAGCCGGTAGAGCAGAGTGAGTCGCAAGCAAGGTGCGAGCGGGCCTTTGCGCGGCTCTGGGAGGTGGAGCGCCCTCGGCTCTGGCGGCTTGCGGTGCGGGTCGCGGGTAGCGTGGATGCCGCCGACGATCTGGTGCAAGAAGTCGGGCTCCGCGCGGCGCAGGCGTTTCCGAGCCTCCGGCGGCTGGAGTCGGGGCCGGCGTGGCTGACCAAGCTGACGGTCCATACCGCGCTCCGCTGGCGCCAGCGCCGCCGTGAGCTGGAGCTCTTAGACAGCACACTTCTCTCCCCCGAGCGCGGCCCCGAGGAGCAGACTCTCCAGCGCGATAGCGCCGCCCGCACCCGCGCCGCCATCGACACCCTCCCCGAGACCCTCCGCACTCCCTTGATCCTCCAGTACTGGGAGGGCCTCTCCTGCCGCGAGATCGCCGAGACCCTGGAGCTGCCCCTGGGCACCCTCCTCTCGCGCCTCTTCGCCGCCCGCAAGCGCCTCCGAAAAGAGCTACACGATGAACTTCTTTAG
- a CDS encoding metal ABC transporter permease — MPVCVRAQAPPPPPPEATAPETTSATPAPMAATMTTDTPAAEHDEALPEELKHASVAKVFGLDFMQRALVAGVAVGLIGAYLGVFVVLRRVVFVGMALAQFSSAGVALGLLLGLAPLLGSIGMMLVGVFLLSLRWSPRKVRQDTVIGLGYVLASAVTILLLAKNPRGETQLLDLLSGNIITVTQADTLLTIGALAVVFVLHRLFAKELLFVSFDPDTAQAAGYNTRLWETLLTLSIGIAIAFSIHAVGILLTFGTLVIPAVSALLLTKRISHTFTLAAVLGAIPIPLGLYLSFIWDFSPGAMIVALSAVLLVVCGLLSKVRS; from the coding sequence ATGCCGGTGTGTGTCCGTGCGCAGGCCCCCCCGCCCCCGCCGCCCGAGGCAACCGCTCCCGAGACCACAAGCGCCACACCGGCCCCCATGGCTGCCACTATGACCACGGACACCCCGGCAGCGGAGCACGACGAAGCCCTCCCCGAGGAGCTCAAGCACGCGTCGGTCGCAAAAGTGTTCGGGCTGGACTTCATGCAGCGCGCCCTGGTCGCCGGGGTCGCGGTGGGGCTAATTGGGGCCTACCTGGGGGTCTTTGTGGTCCTGCGGCGCGTGGTCTTTGTGGGGATGGCGCTGGCGCAGTTCTCGTCGGCGGGGGTCGCACTGGGGCTCTTGCTCGGGCTGGCACCGCTCTTGGGCTCGATTGGGATGATGCTGGTGGGGGTGTTCCTGCTCTCGCTGCGCTGGTCGCCTCGAAAGGTGCGCCAGGACACCGTGATCGGGCTGGGCTACGTCCTGGCATCGGCGGTGACGATTCTCTTGCTGGCGAAAAACCCACGGGGCGAGACCCAGCTTCTGGACCTGCTCTCGGGCAATATCATCACGGTCACCCAGGCGGACACGCTCCTGACGATCGGGGCGCTGGCGGTGGTCTTTGTCCTGCACCGGCTCTTTGCCAAGGAGCTCCTCTTTGTCTCCTTCGACCCAGACACGGCGCAGGCGGCGGGCTACAACACGCGGCTCTGGGAGACCCTGCTTACCCTCAGTATCGGGATCGCGATCGCCTTCTCGATCCACGCGGTGGGGATTCTGCTGACCTTTGGCACCCTGGTGATCCCCGCCGTGAGCGCCTTGCTCCTGACCAAGCGCATCAGCCATACCTTCACGCTGGCGGCGGTGCTCGGGGCGATCCCTATCCCGCTGGGGCTCTATCTCTCGTTTATCTGGGACTTCTCGCCGGGCGCGATGATCGTGGCACTGAGCGCGGTGCTGCTTGTGGTCTGTGGGCTGCTCTCCAAGGTGCGGAGCTAG
- a CDS encoding metal ABC transporter substrate-binding protein, with protein MEIITTTPELAAITRELVGTLASVTSLAKPETNYHQVDAKPSDVVKVARADLFVRCGMDLDMWADALLGSSRNAKVQRGAPGYVDASARVRKLEVPTGGINGASGDVHAAGNPHFWFDPKDAVVVAYEILLALLAVDKAHGNTYNANYKRFTDEITARLAGWEKTLAPFKGQGFVAYHDEWVYFATRFGLNQFGFLEPKPGIPPSGGHVTDLIQRMKASKVRAVVMGSIYSTKYADLIAREAGGKVAVVPYSVGGLGTRTYFEYLDAIVNGFAKALR; from the coding sequence ATGGAAATCATCACCACCACCCCCGAGCTCGCCGCGATCACCCGCGAGCTGGTCGGAACCCTCGCCAGTGTGACCTCGCTGGCCAAGCCCGAGACCAACTACCACCAGGTCGATGCCAAGCCCAGCGATGTGGTCAAGGTCGCCCGCGCCGATCTCTTCGTGCGCTGTGGGATGGACCTGGACATGTGGGCCGACGCGCTCCTGGGCTCGTCGCGCAACGCCAAGGTCCAGCGTGGCGCTCCCGGCTATGTCGATGCCTCGGCGCGGGTCCGCAAGCTGGAGGTCCCCACTGGCGGCATCAATGGCGCGTCGGGCGATGTCCACGCCGCGGGCAACCCGCACTTCTGGTTCGATCCCAAGGACGCTGTCGTGGTCGCCTACGAGATCTTGCTGGCGCTCCTTGCGGTGGACAAGGCGCACGGCAACACCTACAACGCCAACTACAAGCGCTTCACCGACGAGATCACGGCGCGGCTGGCGGGCTGGGAGAAGACCCTTGCGCCCTTCAAGGGCCAGGGCTTTGTCGCCTACCACGACGAGTGGGTCTACTTTGCGACCCGCTTTGGGCTCAATCAGTTCGGCTTCTTGGAGCCCAAGCCGGGGATTCCACCATCGGGCGGGCATGTCACCGACCTCATCCAGCGCATGAAGGCCAGCAAGGTGCGCGCCGTGGTCATGGGCTCGATCTACTCCACCAAGTACGCCGACCTGATCGCTCGCGAGGCCGGCGGGAAAGTGGCGGTCGTGCCCTACTCCGTGGGCGGCCTGGGAACCCGCACCTACTTCGAGTACCTCGATGCCATTGTCAACGGCTTCGCGAAGGCCCTGCGCTAG
- a CDS encoding MBL fold metallo-hydrolase has protein sequence MDRRDQALALAGLLALAGCRSAPGTLRVTFLDVGQGDSTVIEAPSGKVVLIDGGGAPGRDPRDGNEPGSRVVVPFLRSRGISTIDLLIATHPDDDHVQGLLAVTERLSVRAVLDSGIPSAPGSSLALLRAAWKARGVRVHQAQRGQTFDLGSGARLEILHPAPPFLHGTRSDDNNNAIVARLVYGKARVLFMADAETEAEESLLQAHLELAADILKVGHHGARTSTTPAFLQRVAPQAAIISCGRQNRFGHPHSETLTRLKNPQIQLFRTDQQGAIALESDGEQLHIVPRIGL, from the coding sequence GTGGATCGGCGAGATCAAGCACTAGCGCTAGCGGGACTGCTGGCGCTGGCGGGGTGCCGCTCGGCTCCGGGGACGCTCCGTGTGACCTTTCTGGACGTGGGACAGGGCGACTCGACCGTGATCGAGGCCCCCTCAGGCAAAGTAGTCCTGATCGACGGTGGCGGGGCACCGGGGCGCGATCCGCGCGACGGCAACGAGCCGGGGAGCCGGGTTGTCGTGCCGTTTCTGCGGAGCCGTGGCATCTCGACAATTGATCTCCTGATAGCCACCCACCCCGACGACGACCACGTGCAGGGGCTGCTGGCGGTCACGGAGCGACTGAGCGTGCGCGCTGTCTTGGACTCGGGAATTCCCAGTGCGCCGGGCAGCTCGCTTGCTCTCCTGCGTGCCGCCTGGAAGGCCCGTGGGGTGCGTGTTCACCAAGCTCAGCGCGGCCAGACCTTCGACCTCGGGAGCGGCGCACGCCTAGAGATCCTACACCCTGCCCCGCCCTTTCTCCACGGCACCCGTAGCGATGACAACAACAACGCCATTGTCGCGCGGCTGGTCTACGGCAAGGCCCGCGTGCTCTTTATGGCCGATGCGGAGACGGAGGCGGAGGAAAGCCTGCTCCAAGCCCACCTCGAGCTCGCGGCAGATATTCTCAAGGTGGGTCACCACGGTGCCAGGACCTCCACAACGCCTGCGTTTCTGCAGCGTGTCGCGCCACAGGCCGCCATAATCTCCTGTGGGCGTCAAAATCGCTTCGGGCACCCGCACTCTGAGACACTTACACGGCTTAAGAACCCGCAAATCCAGCTCTTTCGCACCGATCAGCAGGGGGCAATCGCTCTGGAAAGCGACGGAGAGCAGCTCCATATAGTGCCTCGGATAGGTCTTTAA